The Terriglobia bacterium genomic interval CGCCAGAATCATCCCGGCCGATGAGAATGGCCCCGGCGCTCTTGAAGCGCGCGCCGACCGGTTCATCGACCGGGCGCTCGCCGGCGCCCTCAAGAACCAGCGCGAAGCTTATGCGGCAGGGCTTGCCGCCATCGACAGCCAGGCGCAGTCCGCTAAAGGCGGATCGTTCGCGAAACTGCCGGCAGCAGACCAGGATGCCGTCTTAACCGCAATGCAGGGCATGCCTTTTTTCAATATGGTTCGAACACATACGATCCAGGGCACCTTCTCGGATCCGTTTTACGGCGGCAATCAAGACTTCGCCGGCTGGAATCTGATCGGCTACCCCGGAGCGCGAATCGTGGTCTCCGCGAACTTGCAGCGCATGGATGTCAAACCGGAGCCCAGCGGCAAGTCGGCTTATGACTACGGCATGTTCAAGAAGGCGGAATTCTAGTCATGGCCACCACCCTGAAGAAAACCAACGTTGTCATCATCGGACTCGGAGCCGCCGGCGGCGTCGCCTGCCTCCCGCTGGCGCAGGCGGGACTTGAAGTCATCGGACTCGAAGCCGGGTCATGGTTGAGTACCAGCGACATGGCTCCCGATGAACTGAAGCTCAGCCGGGGCCTCTGGCCTCCGGGCCCGCAGAAGACCAAAATCGAAGGCCTGACGTCCAGGGCAAACGCCTCGCAAAACGCAACTCGCGCAAACCACCCGATGATGAATGCCGTCGGCGGGACTTCCGTTCATTACATGGCGCAAAGCTGGCGTCTCAACCCGTGGGACTTCAAAGTGCGCAGCGAAACCGTAAGGCGCTATGGGGCTTCGCGCATTCCGAAAGGATCGACGG includes:
- a CDS encoding gluconate 2-dehydrogenase subunit 3 family protein, which produces MNRREMLQQLGAMVGAAAGIPVAARAQARAQALPAVGDALISLTPAQAATLRAVVARIIPADENGPGALEARADRFIDRALAGALKNQREAYAAGLAAIDSQAQSAKGGSFAKLPAADQDAVLTAMQGMPFFNMVRTHTIQGTFSDPFYGGNQDFAGWNLIGYPGARIVVSANLQRMDVKPEPSGKSAYDYGMFKKAEF